The proteins below are encoded in one region of Chaetodon trifascialis isolate fChaTrf1 chromosome 11, fChaTrf1.hap1, whole genome shotgun sequence:
- the dnai4 gene encoding dynein axonemal intermediate chain 4 translates to MSTSVVKEDRQKKRTLVLRPSSRTISISVSGIHGVNQSTRYTNSVVGSPSRKSFSLGGGSKVLEKSVIQTPRQAVRVLDEDDNDVTPQPLYQEDPAAVQVKVSRLFLDEISAGSASDQTSATGSFTMPFTRSVLGSSRISSQSTMESMNEEIEDTFSKRDLPINFPDLQGKRHTVKECMTEDMLKEIIDVYISETDSISLLDIPSTFVSVDADDAEDITERNNQYAEVCRNTMGNDKYVDRSMQTSNGAAKNKQVQSDSVFMVDKATTVTTWDMYDSLISPEQDETVYSHEAEMANYPEAVMDTSRGAERSVSLGSTASTASAASSLKEVEVFGNSLNAESDLQLILLSEKFQDSLRVMERSILGNTLQPKLAAYRQLPVLEDPDSLVKSGTVEQMEEDTDGHRTPTVERLWAFSCELSRGRSVSSMTWNKRNPDLLAVGYDELDSSDQKPGLVCCWSVKNPMWPERVIHCDSAVTSLDFSFNNPSQLAVGMQDGGIAIYNVQSQDKSCVISSSECPNKHLGPVWQLRWIQQELSLTGEEKVEALFSVAADGRISKWFVCNNGLDCIDLMKLKKIQNTKKKAGGNKTEKRTESVLSALTPGLCFDFHPTDSSVYLVGTGEGLIHKCSCSNSQQFLDTYRKHFGPVNSVTWCPLCPDVFLSCSSDWTIQLWKQDHLYPVLGFTSTQRAVCGIKWSPKWATVFGAINEAQLEIWDLKSSTLDPIIVQPAAPDVKMKSVLFATQADCVLVGDSDGQVTVYQLKNLSVGESSQVDVLEAIIHSAASRKI, encoded by the exons ATGTCGACCTCAGTGGTtaaagaagacagacagaagaaacgTACTCTGGTGCTGAGGCC CTCTTCTCGAACAATAAGCATTTCAGTATCAGGCATACATGGAGTCAACCAAAGTACTAGATACACAAACAGCGTCGTCGGTTCCCCGAGCAGAAAAAGTTTCAGTCTGGGAGGAGGCAGCAAAGTTCTGGAGAAGAGCGTCATTCAAACCCCGCGACAGGCTGTGCGG GTGCTTGATGAAGACGACAATGACGTCACTCCTCAGCCGTTGTACCAGGAAGATCCAGCAGCTGTGCAGGTCAAAGTCAGCAGGCTGTTTCTGGATGAAATTTCAGCTGGATCAGCCTCAGACCAGACATCAGCCACCGGGAGCTTCACTATGCCTTTCACCAG GTCAGTATTAGGAAGCAGCAGAATATCCAGCCAGTCTACCATGGAATCAATGAATGAGGAGATTGAGGATACGTTTTCCAAAAGAGACCTGCCCATCAACTTTCCAG ATTTGCAGGGGAAAAGACACACTGTGAAAGAATGCATGACAGAAGATATGTTGAAAGAGATCATAGATGTCTACATctctgagacagacagcattTCACTCCTGGACATACCCAGTACCTTTGTGTCAGTGGATGCTGATGATGCAGAAGATATCAC agagagaaacaatcAGTATGCTGAGGTGTGCAGGAACACAATGGGCAATGATAAGTATGTGGATCGATCAATGCAGACGTCGAATGGAGCAGCTAAAAATAAACAGGTCCAGAGTGACTCTGTGTTCATGGTGGACAAAG CCACGACTGTTACCACCTGGGACATGTACGACAGTTTGATCAGCCCTGAACAGGATGAAACAGTGTATAGCCATGAAGCAGAGATGGCTAACTATCCAGAGGCTGTCATGGACACCAGCAGAGGTGCAGAGAGGAGTGTGTCATTAGGCAGCACAGCCAGTACAG CTAGTGCTGCTAGCTCACTGAAGGAAGTGGAAGTGTTTGGGAACAGTTTGAACGCTGagtctgacctgcagctgaTCTTACTGTCAGAGAAATTCCAAGACTCATTACGAGTGATGGAGAGAAGCATACTGGGGAACACCCTTCAACCCAAGCTGGCTGCTTACAGACAGCTGCCCGTACTGGAAG ACCCAGACAGTCTGGTGAAGTCTGGGACAgtggagcagatggaggaggataCAGACGGGCATCGAACTCCAACTGTGGAGCGTCTCTGGGCTTTCAGCTGCGAGCTCAGCCGAGGACGCAGCGTCAGCAGCATGACCTGGAACAAGAGGAACCCG GACCTACTGGCTGTGGGCTATGATGAGCTTGACTCCAGTGATCAGAAACCaggtctggtgtgctgctggtCTGTCAAAAATCCCATG tggcctgagcGTGTCATCCACTGTGACAGTGCTGTCACCTCCCTGGATTTCTCATTCAACAACCCCAGTCAGCTGGCTGTGGGGATGCAAGATGGCGGTATTGCTATCTACAATGTGCAGAGTCAAGACAAGTCATGTgtcatcagcagcag tGAATGTCCCAACAAACATTTGGGTCCAGTGTGGCAGCTCAGGTGGATACAACAGGAGTTGAGCttaacaggagaggagaaggtaGAAGCTCTCTTTTCGGTGGCTGCAGATGGCAGAATCAGCAAGTGGTTTGTCTGCAACAATGGCCTCGACTGCATAG ACCTGATGAAGCTCAAGAAGATTCAGAATACAAAGAAGAAGGCTGGAGGgaacaagacagaaaagaggactGAGAGCGTTCTGTCAGCGCTGACTCCTGGACTGTGTTTTGACTTCCATCCAACA GATTCTAGTGTCTACCTGGTTGGCACGGGGGAGGGTCTTATCCACAAGTGCTCCTGTTCCAACAGTCAGCAGTTTCTGGATACTTACAGGAAACACTTT GGTCCTGTGAACTCAGTCACATGGTGTCCACTCTGTCCTGATGTGTTCCTGAGCTGCTCCTCTGACTGGACCATTCAGCTGTGGAAACAGGACCACCTCTACCCCGTCTTAGGCTTCACCTCCACCCAGAGAGCCGTCTGTGGCATCAAGTGGTCCCCAAAGTGGGCCACAGTATTCGGAGCAATCAAcgaggcacagctggagatcTGGGACCTGAAGTCCAGCAC CTTGGACCCAATCATTGTGCAGCCCGCTGCCCCCGATGTGAAGATGAAGTCCGTGCTGTTTGCCACACAGGCAGACTGTGTCCTGGTAGGAGACAGTGATGGACAAGTGACTGTCTACCAGCTGAAGAACCTCAGTGTGGGAGAGAGCAGCCAG GTGGATGTTCTAGAAGCCATCATCCACTCTGCAGCTTCCAGAAAGATATAA
- the LOC139339434 gene encoding dual specificity protein phosphatase CDC14AB-like isoform X2 yields MAEEYELSGASEFIKDRLYFATLRVKPKNTANTHYFSTDEDFIYESFYADFGPLNLAMLYRYCCKLNKKLKSFTMSRKKLVHYTSYDQKKRANDAVLIGAYAVIYLKRSPEEAYRTLISGNNTAYLPFRDAAMGECSFNLTVLDCLQGIRKALQHGFFDFENFHVEEYEHYERVENGDMNWIIPGKVLAFSSPHPRSKIENGYPLHAPEAYFPYFCQNGVTAVVRLNRKLYDSRRFEDAGFEHHDLFFLDGTTPSDLIIRRFLHVCESTGGAVAVHCKAGLGRTGTLIGCYLMKHFRFTAAEAIAWIRICRPGSIIGPQQNFLEEKQHSLWVQGDVHRSKQKLVQQRLSRQQQLQQQQSQQQRLHSPDSEGGRQETMSRLLSSMDDLSINTTLYKSYSLDESNYKDGSLTQGDKLRALKGKRPPRSVSSFSSWCGAPPPPPHRSRVPSASVCSAPGLLSFTDLTLWTFPLCSQVESTDNEVRNWTISMFWLSGP; encoded by the exons ATGGCAGAGGAATATGAACTGTCTGGTGCGTCAGAATTTATTAAAG ACCGGCTGTACTTTGCCACTCTCCGTGTCAAACCAAAGAATACAGCCAACACTCACTACTTCAGCACGGACGAGGACTTCATATATGAGAG TTTCTATGCAGACTTCGGGCCCCTCAACCTGGCCATGTTGTACAGATACTGCTGCAAACTCAACAAGAAGCTGAAG TCTTTCACCATGTCCAGAAAGAAACTGGTCCACTACACCAGCTATGACCAGAAGAAGAGAGCCAATGATGCTGTGCTCATCGGTGCCTATGCT GTAATCTATTTGAAAAGAAGCCCAGAAGAAGCCTACAGGACTCTGATCTCAGGAAACAACACAGCCTACCTGCCGTTCAG GGATGCAGCAATGGGAGAGTGCTCCTTCAACCTCACTGTCCTCGACTGCTTACAGGGGATACGCAAG gcaTTGCAGCATGGCTTCTTTGACTTTGAAAATTTCCATGTTGAGGAATATGAACATTATGAG CGAGTTGAAAACGGGGATATGAACTGGATCATTCCAGGCAAAGTTCTGGCATTCAGCAGCCCTCATCCTCGCAGTAAGATAGAGAACG GTTATCCCCTCCACGCACCAGAGGCGTATTTTCCATACTTTTGCCAAAATGGTGTCACAGCCGTGGTTCGTTTAAACAGGAAGTTGTATGACAGCAGAAGGTTTGAGGATGCAGGATTTGAGCACCATGACCTCTTCTTCCTGGATGGGACCACGCCCTCTGACCTTATCATCAGGCGCTTCCTGCACGTGTGTGAAAGCACTGGAggagctgtggctgtgcacTGTAAAG CTGGCCTGGGCCGTACAggcactctgattggctgctacCTGATGAAGCACTTTCGCTTCACTGCAGCTGAGGCCATCGCTTGGATCAGAATTTGCCGGCCGGGATCCATCATCGGTCCTCAGCAGAACTTCCTAGAGGa gaaacAGCACAGTTTGTGGGTGCAGGGTGACGTCCATCGCTCCAAGCAGAAACTGGTTCAGCAGAGACTGAgccgacagcagcagctgcagcagcagcagagtcaacAGCAGCGGCTTCACAGCCCTGACTctgagggagggagacaggaaaCCATGTCCCGCCTTCTCTCCAGCATGGACGACCTGTCAATCAACACCACCCTTTACAAATCATACAGCCTGGATGAG aGTAACTACAAGGACGGCAGTCTAACTCAGGGAGACAAACTGAGAGCTCTGAAGGGAAAGCGACCACCTCGATCAGTCTCCTCCTTCTCAAG CTGGTGcggagctcctcctcctccgccacACAGATCAAGAG tccCTTCAGCATCAGTCTGTTCAGCACCAGGCCTGCTGTCATTCACTGACCTCACACTTTGGACGTTTCCATTGTGCTCACAAGTCGAGTCGACTGATAATGAAGTCAGAAACTGGACTATCAGCATGTTCTGGCTGTCTGGGCCTTAA
- the LOC139339434 gene encoding dual specificity protein phosphatase CDC14AB-like isoform X1, with the protein MAEEYELSGASEFIKDRLYFATLRVKPKNTANTHYFSTDEDFIYESFYADFGPLNLAMLYRYCCKLNKKLKSFTMSRKKLVHYTSYDQKKRANDAVLIGAYAVIYLKRSPEEAYRTLISGNNTAYLPFRDAAMGECSFNLTVLDCLQGIRKALQHGFFDFENFHVEEYEHYERVENGDMNWIIPGKVLAFSSPHPRSKIENGYPLHAPEAYFPYFCQNGVTAVVRLNRKLYDSRRFEDAGFEHHDLFFLDGTTPSDLIIRRFLHVCESTGGAVAVHCKAGLGRTGTLIGCYLMKHFRFTAAEAIAWIRICRPGSIIGPQQNFLEEKQHSLWVQGDVHRSKQKLVQQRLSRQQQLQQQQSQQQRLHSPDSEGGRQETMSRLLSSMDDLSINTTLYKSYSLDESNYKDGSLTQGDKLRALKGKRPPRSVSSFSRLNMSKASHCSILPPPKSPKVPLSFSSSSSSSKKLVRSSSSSATQIKSPFSISLFSTRPAVIH; encoded by the exons ATGGCAGAGGAATATGAACTGTCTGGTGCGTCAGAATTTATTAAAG ACCGGCTGTACTTTGCCACTCTCCGTGTCAAACCAAAGAATACAGCCAACACTCACTACTTCAGCACGGACGAGGACTTCATATATGAGAG TTTCTATGCAGACTTCGGGCCCCTCAACCTGGCCATGTTGTACAGATACTGCTGCAAACTCAACAAGAAGCTGAAG TCTTTCACCATGTCCAGAAAGAAACTGGTCCACTACACCAGCTATGACCAGAAGAAGAGAGCCAATGATGCTGTGCTCATCGGTGCCTATGCT GTAATCTATTTGAAAAGAAGCCCAGAAGAAGCCTACAGGACTCTGATCTCAGGAAACAACACAGCCTACCTGCCGTTCAG GGATGCAGCAATGGGAGAGTGCTCCTTCAACCTCACTGTCCTCGACTGCTTACAGGGGATACGCAAG gcaTTGCAGCATGGCTTCTTTGACTTTGAAAATTTCCATGTTGAGGAATATGAACATTATGAG CGAGTTGAAAACGGGGATATGAACTGGATCATTCCAGGCAAAGTTCTGGCATTCAGCAGCCCTCATCCTCGCAGTAAGATAGAGAACG GTTATCCCCTCCACGCACCAGAGGCGTATTTTCCATACTTTTGCCAAAATGGTGTCACAGCCGTGGTTCGTTTAAACAGGAAGTTGTATGACAGCAGAAGGTTTGAGGATGCAGGATTTGAGCACCATGACCTCTTCTTCCTGGATGGGACCACGCCCTCTGACCTTATCATCAGGCGCTTCCTGCACGTGTGTGAAAGCACTGGAggagctgtggctgtgcacTGTAAAG CTGGCCTGGGCCGTACAggcactctgattggctgctacCTGATGAAGCACTTTCGCTTCACTGCAGCTGAGGCCATCGCTTGGATCAGAATTTGCCGGCCGGGATCCATCATCGGTCCTCAGCAGAACTTCCTAGAGGa gaaacAGCACAGTTTGTGGGTGCAGGGTGACGTCCATCGCTCCAAGCAGAAACTGGTTCAGCAGAGACTGAgccgacagcagcagctgcagcagcagcagagtcaacAGCAGCGGCTTCACAGCCCTGACTctgagggagggagacaggaaaCCATGTCCCGCCTTCTCTCCAGCATGGACGACCTGTCAATCAACACCACCCTTTACAAATCATACAGCCTGGATGAG aGTAACTACAAGGACGGCAGTCTAACTCAGGGAGACAAACTGAGAGCTCTGAAGGGAAAGCGACCACCTCGATCAGTCTCCTCCTTCTCAAG GTTAAATATGTCCAAGGCCTCACACTGCTCCATTCTCCCACCCCCGAAGTCCCCTAAAgtccccctctccttctcctcatcgTCCTCCTCTTCAAAGAAGCTGGTGcggagctcctcctcctccgccacACAGATCAAGAG tccCTTCAGCATCAGTCTGTTCAGCACCAGGCCTGCTGTCATTCACTGA